Genomic segment of Benincasa hispida cultivar B227 chromosome 1, ASM972705v1, whole genome shotgun sequence:
CAATATCATGTGCCAGTTCATGACCCCAAATACTCGACCAGAATGTCAATTAAACGCATCATATAATGTAAACAAGCCATCTCTGCTCTGGCTTTCTTACACAAGCCCTATGCACAGCATCTGCTGCAACTCTTTACAAATCCCAAGTTGTAGATTCGGAGATTTAGTTGCTCGTGGATCAACAAGCCAGATTGTACGTTTATATCCACCAGCAAAATGCGATGTGCACTTTTCTACACGCAGCACATACTAACCCCAAAATTCCTGAGCTCAAACAACGCCTAGAGAATtgagaacaaaattataagagGGGAACAACATTTTACCTGCACTTTCTGGTGCCGAATCAACCCATTACTTCCATTCTCCTCCTTTCCAACTTCTTCATCCTCGGGAATTGCATCCAGGACACCTTGCCTCAAGTTCCTCCGCCGCGGACTAACCTGAATTGTCTGCGTCAAGATCACTGGCATACCGGAACAACAACCAGCAATATAAACCTCAATTGCCGGGGAGGAAACCCCAAGCTTAGGCTGGAAAAAGGCCGAGGAACCCGAACACATGGACGCAGCCATAAAACATTCCATGGTCCAACCTGTCTTCTTCGAATTGTTCTCCAATCCAACGCTCCCATTAATCCAATTGGCCTCGATTCGTTCCAAAGAGCCACAGAGAATCAAATCCTCATTCTCATACACCTCAAACTCCACACCGCCCGAGACCCGGATGCTGTCAGTGCTAACATAGGTAACCTCAGAGGATTCCTTGTTGAGCCGATCACGACGAAGGGCAATAGAAGCGGAGTCGGAGGCTGGAATTTGAGACCCATTAATCTCGAGGGAAACACCAATTTCGCGTCGAAGGTGGCGTAAATTAAGATGGTCAGGAACGCTAGCAATGACACAGGGAGAAATTCGAACATAAAAAAGCCGGACCTCGAACCAAGCAGAATGAGTCAAGGAAAGGGCATTGATATACGAATTCGAGGCCCTGGAAATGGCCATGGAGGAATCTCTTTCTTGGAAGTCCATCAGATCCTCGAATTCGGGTTCCGATTGAATAGAAAAGGAGAAAGAAGGATGCAATGGAAGGTGTTTTTCTCAGATATTGGGCATCATCGGAAGAGAAAACCGGTGAGGTATCCGGAAAACAACGAATTGGGGgcgaaaattagggttttgaaaagggaaaatgggTGGGAAATGGGGGGTTTTGAGGGAATTGCTTGGTTTTTTCATGTGTGATTAAGAAAAGGAGAGAAGAAATCGTCCGCAATTGAGAGGTTATTATATTGGAACACTCCATGGGGGGTTACGCTGATCTGTCTTCTGCTGATATTTCTTCTtatttctttctattttgtttttcattttattaaattgCAAATTTTGTCCTATACCTCcaaaaacaatttatttttatttttatcttacCATTCtcacttttttaaattttgtccttataatttaatattttttcatgaaaaatcctaatatttatgaaaatatcatcaaattatgagaataaattcaatttttttttttataaattataggaatcacatttataattttatataagataaattacaaaaattatgCTTGAAGTGTGGCATTAGTAGCAACAACAtcctcaaactttcaattattataatcggatccttgaactttcaattttaaaaatttgatccTCAAAGTTCTACAAATTACGTAATGCTAAAATTGGACCTTTAAACTTATAGAAATTGGACCcgaaatgataaaaattaacccctcaaatttatacaattttttcaattatgtaagtttgaggATTTAAATAACTTGTAAAAGTTTGATAGCTCGACTTTTATGATGGATAGTTTGAGTATAATTGCCATCGTATTAGTTTTTGTAATTTGTCCTTTTTATTTtgggcaaatatcaatttatattacTGAACTTTGGGGTTTGTATATTTTAaaccataaactaataattgtataaatttaaatcttgaaaaatttagaactatattatatcaatttaaactcatactaataattgtatcaatttaaactttaaactttcgtaaatgtatcaatttaaatcttaaattttcataaatatatcaatttaaactttgaattttcataaatgtatccaagtaaaatatatttgagggtttaaattgatacaattaagaaagttcaaagtttaaattaaaattgaaaccatagggtttaaattgatataattataagtttagggtttaaaacaATACCTCTCAAAGTTTACGgacataaattgatatttgccctttttttttttttttttctggccTTGCCTTGCGAAATGGAAGATTGATTGAAGACTCGAGAGACACGCCGTTCCAACGATTGGAACTGCCCACACGGCTTTTATACGTGCAATGTGACTTGCATTCATAAATGGGCCTAAACCCGGCCCATGACATCCTAGGCCCATTTTCCTTTCGAGTTTTCCACTAATATTGGAGGTTTTAATTGTAATTTTGGAAATAGATGAAACTAAATCTATAATGTTCAAAATAAACATGCATTTAATcctttaaaatgaatttttaattatatgaaaaatcgtgtttaaaaatgaaaatcgaaACCCAAGTTGATAGCATGTGGTTTATATGATTTGAGTTATCATAATTTTTACATGTTGTAACAAAATCTAAGTTTAAGACATATAAAAACCTAAACTTAATTCTCTATAATGATAATTTATGACTTTATGTTTTGCAAACCTCATCTATTAGCAATTAAAGTATctatatttcttctttttctctttttatttcttaatttttt
This window contains:
- the LOC120075639 gene encoding uncharacterized protein At1g01500, with the protein product MDFQERDSSMAISRASNSYINALSLTHSAWFEVRLFYVRISPCVIASVPDHLNLRHLRREIGVSLEINGSQIPASDSASIALRRDRLNKESSEVTYVSTDSIRVSGGVEFEVYENEDLILCGSLERIEANWINGSVGLENNSKKTGWTMECFMAASMCSGSSAFFQPKLGVSSPAIEVYIAGCCSGMPVILTQTIQVSPRRRNLRQGVLDAIPEDEEVGKEENGSNGLIRHQKVQMLESEVDDYDPDGKMGHGFYGDDVYTGEDGQLSWFNAGVRVGVGIGLGVCLGVGIGVGLLMRSYQTTTRHFRRRFM